Proteins co-encoded in one Nicotiana sylvestris chromosome 7, ASM39365v2, whole genome shotgun sequence genomic window:
- the LOC138874138 gene encoding uncharacterized protein — protein MNLDEVNGEELAEWVLALEGRGLWDRTLEIEPLHLENRETPPAKPFIEEPPKLELKPLPNHLSYEFLGPNSTLPVIISSSLLDVQAQQLLQCHFMVQEGIVLGHRVSSKGIEVDRAKVDVIAKVPPPTSVKTIRSFLGVAFEELNKRLVTTPIIVAPNWEQPFELMCDASDYEVGAVLGQRKDKLMHPIYYASRTLSGAQLNYIVTEKEMLVVAFAFDKFRSYLIGSKVILYTDHATLRYLIEKKESKSCLIRWVLLLQEFDLEIRDCKGIENQVVDHLSRLEGAENAVEACHASAYGGHFGGVRTAAKVLEAGFFWPTVFKDVHQWLVFGKACHLLVELEHRAWWALKQLNLDIEAAGTTRITKLHEFDEFRHLAFESTRLYKERMKRLHDKSIVERNFNPGDMVLLYNSRLRLFPSKLRSRWSGPFRVVEFFPSGAVEIATEKDSHTFRVNGQRLKLYVGMSEPKEVSELHLTEPQRLSEP, from the exons ATGAATTTGGATGAGGTGAATGGAGAGGAACTAgcagaatgggtgttggcattaGAGGGTAGAGGGTTATGGGATAGAACTCTAGAAATTGAGCCCTTGCACTTGGAAAAtcgagaaactcctccagccaagccatttatcgaagaaccaccaaagctggagttaaagccattgcccaACCATCTCAGTTATGAATTCCttggacctaactccacattacctgttattatctcatctagtttgttagatgtgcaggcgcaacaactcttgcag tgccacttcatggtacaagaaggcatagtcttggggcatcgggtgtcaagcaaaggaattgaggtggatcgtgctaaagtgGATGTAATAGCAAAGGTACCtcctccaacttcagtcaaaacaatcagaagcttccttgg ggtagcattcgaggagctgaATAAGAGACTGGTCACAACAcctatcattgttgcccccaactgggagcaaccattcgaactcatgtgtgatgccagtgactacGAAGTGGGGGCAGTACTGGGACAGCGGAAGGACAAGCTgatgcatccaatctactatgctagtagaacactgagtggagcccagctgaactatattgtgactgagaaggagatgttggTTGTGGCATTTgctttcgacaagttcagatcatatctgattggttctaaggtaattttatacactgatcatgcaactctcaggtacttgattgagaagaaggagtctaagtcgtgcctgattcgttgggtgttgctgctgcaagaattcgaccttgaAATTCGTGACTGTAAGGGCATAGAGAACCAAGTTgttgatcatctatcacgacttgagggagctgaaaatgcagttgag gcttgtcatgcatcagcttatggaggacattttggaggggtCAGGACAGCTGCGAAAGTTCTTGAGGCCGGattcttttggccaacagtgtttaaagatgtgcaccaatgg ctggtgttcgggaaggcctgccatttgctagtggaacttgaacatagagcgtggtgggcactgaaacagcTGAATCTAGACATCGAGGCTGCGGGCACAACGAGAATCACAAAATTGCATGAGTTTGACGAGTTCagacatcttgcttttgagagcacaaggttgtacaaggaaagaatgaagaggttgcacgacaagaGCATTGTGGAGCGAAATTTCAATCCTGGAGATatggtgttgctttataactcacGATTAAGGCTATTTCCAAGTAAACTCaggtcacgatggtctggaccatttagaGTGGTCGAATTTTTCCCTTCAGGTGCTGTCGAGATTGCCACAGAGAAAGACTCtcatacatttagagtcaatgggcagagattgaaACTATATGTGGGCATGAGCGAACCAAAGGAAGTATCTGAGCTACACCTGACTGAACCACAGAGGttgagcgagccttaa
- the LOC138874139 gene encoding uncharacterized protein, with protein MSILTKKVEESGQKQQNQQQGYHPPQQQHGGRQEDGFARLEAMMQQVIGSNAKIIERVDAHDATIKNIEVHVGQISMSLNNRPHGTLLADTQINPKDQVPKQLMAVSLRNGRDLDVEQERARETRQAETRIPVPIELDESTKLTELIGKKRPPAPFPQRLAKYQKEEQYKKFFEMLKQIQTCSAVVTIPIAEKLCDPGSFTIPCTIGNLAFAKALCDLGASINLMPLAIYKRLGIGRARPTSVLLQLADRTVKRPSGILDDVLVQKSMRRPSEFANCSLIDVVDVIVETDDEVLTI; from the exons atgagtatactcaccaaaaaggtggaagagtcagggcaaaagcagcag AATCAGCAGCAGGGGTATCACCCTCCtcagcagcagcatggtggaaggcaagaagatgggtttgctagacttgaggcaatgatgcaacaggttattgggtctaatgcaaaGATTATTGAGAGAGTGGATGCACATGATGCAACaatcaagaatattgaagtgcatgTGGGCCAAATTTCtatgtctctgaacaatcgtcctcatgggacactACTTGCAGACACccagataaatccaaaagatcaagtcCCAAAGCAGTTGATGGCGGTAagtctacgtaatggcagagaTTTGGATGTAgagcaagagagggctcgagaaacTAGACAGGCTGAGACACGtataccagtgcccattgagctggatgagtcAACGAAACTGACGGAG ttgattgggaagaagagacctcctgcaCCTTTCCCTCAGAGGCTGGCTAAGTACCAAAAGGAGGAACAATATAAGAAGTTCTTCgaaatgctgaaacaaatccag acatgtagtgcagtggtgactaTACCAATTGCAGAAAAGTTATGTGACCCAGGAagctttacaattccatgcactattggtaatTTAGCTTTTGCTAAAGCACTGTGTGATCTGGGGGCCAGCatcaatcttatgcccctggcgatttataagaggctgggcattggaagagctagacccacctctgtgttgttgcagctggctgataGGACAGTGAAACGACCCTCTGGTATACTGGATGATGTGCTAGTTCAG aaatctatgaggcgaccaagtgaattcgccaattgttctcttattgatgtcgtggatgtaatcgtgGAGACTGATGATGAGGTGCTAACCATTTAG